The following proteins are encoded in a genomic region of Candidatus Leptovillus gracilis:
- the ltaE gene encoding low-specificity L-threonine aldolase → MDRIDFRSDTVSWPTPTMREAMAQAKVGDDVYGEDPTVRELEALAAEMTGKEAALFVASGTMGNLVAILAHAGRGDEAIVGEDSHTCLYEAGGMAALGGVFPRMLPTDEMGQMDLGRIETAVSPPDSHFPRTRLILVENSYGSKHGYPLPPAYFAQVRAIADRHGLAVHMDGARLFNAAVAQNIPATAVTQYVDSVTFCLSKGLCAPVGSVLCGSAEFMQQAHRMRKTVGGGMRQAGILAAAGLVSLRQMVERLADDHRRAQDLAQGLAQIPGISVQPEMVKTNMVFFALSDEVPLTADDVIAALRQRANVWLGDNGRRSFRAVTHYWISDQDIETFLATLQQIVTE, encoded by the coding sequence ATGGATAGAATAGATTTTCGTTCCGATACCGTTTCCTGGCCCACGCCGACTATGCGTGAAGCGATGGCCCAGGCCAAAGTGGGCGATGATGTATACGGGGAAGACCCCACTGTACGTGAATTGGAAGCGCTGGCGGCCGAAATGACCGGCAAAGAGGCCGCCTTGTTTGTCGCCAGCGGCACGATGGGCAACCTGGTGGCTATTTTAGCCCACGCCGGCCGCGGCGATGAGGCTATTGTCGGCGAGGATTCCCACACCTGCCTGTATGAAGCCGGTGGCATGGCGGCGCTGGGCGGTGTGTTTCCGCGGATGCTGCCGACGGACGAAATGGGGCAAATGGACTTGGGGCGGATCGAGACGGCCGTATCTCCCCCAGACTCCCATTTTCCCCGCACCCGCCTCATCCTGGTGGAAAACAGCTATGGCAGCAAACATGGCTACCCCCTGCCACCGGCCTATTTCGCCCAAGTGCGCGCCATCGCCGACCGGCACGGATTGGCGGTGCATATGGATGGGGCGCGCCTGTTCAACGCCGCCGTGGCGCAGAATATCCCGGCGACGGCCGTTACCCAATACGTAGATTCCGTCACCTTCTGCCTCAGCAAAGGGTTGTGCGCCCCGGTTGGTTCTGTGCTGTGCGGCTCGGCCGAATTTATGCAACAGGCCCACCGGATGCGCAAAACAGTCGGCGGCGGGATGCGGCAGGCGGGCATTCTGGCCGCCGCCGGGCTGGTCAGCCTGCGCCAGATGGTCGAACGTCTGGCCGATGACCACCGCCGCGCCCAGGATTTGGCCCAGGGATTGGCCCAAATCCCCGGCATCAGCGTGCAGCCAGAGATGGTGAAGACCAACATGGTCTTCTTCGCCCTCAGCGATGAAGTTCCCCTGACGGCCGATGATGTCATCGCCGCTTTGCGGCAGCGGGCTAATGTGTGGTTGGGCGATAACGGCCGTCGCAGCTTTCGCGCCGTCACCCATTACTGGATTAGCGACCAGGATATCGAAACCTTCCTGGCAACCTTGCAGCAAATTGTGACCGAGTGA
- a CDS encoding AAA family ATPase, with amino-acid sequence MIDQRFLEDAIDTIRTHRAILGDAVVTTAVAVLQEKLHTLAAPPSSTQVAETHEMVAVLQADLSGFTAMSAEMDAEQVRDMVNALWDRLDNVVRAWGGSIDKHTGDGLIALFGAPTARQDDTERAVLAALDMQMEMALFNEATRSRPDTGPLEWRKANGELRMRIGIHAGPVVLAQVGTSKELTAVGETITIAEYLQQAAPVGRALVSYDVYRQVYGQFEVNTPELLHIPGRSDALAVYVVQKEKARAFQTNGRGRQEFKTRFIDRTAELDRLQFALQETMNNSIMQVITVVGETGVGKSRLFDEFERLMDLLPVRGCVLRAQARESTQDAPYALMRDLFTQLFEIHPRSSTAVSREKFVRGVEETMRAHQMSAREQAHVMGHFVGLDFADSPYLKNLLADPVKLSTYAHNDLARFFTDLVNNCPPVVWLVENAQWADAASLDLIEWLLARCADLPLLVVCLTRPELVVKRPSWQSNDPFNPITTLALPPLSAIDARHLLAHILEDVPNLPVKLLDLAAYGAQGNPLFAEQLARLFLDNGVIGWQKGHWQVNLSKLEEAPLPDSLAALFQARVACLSPVELTILQTAVLFGDQFWDGPVQMLVAAQGHPPQQVAGALDSLEQKDFIVRRHTSALPGVLEYQVAHDVLRQVAAAPIAADTRRAAQAQIVDWLTGRAAGMRLAFFHELLADLRRMMAEDFSAGGEIDD; translated from the coding sequence GTGATTGATCAGCGATTTCTTGAGGATGCCATTGACACCATTCGTACCCATCGCGCCATTTTGGGCGACGCGGTGGTGACAACGGCCGTTGCTGTCCTCCAGGAAAAATTGCACACATTGGCCGCGCCTCCATCCTCCACCCAGGTGGCCGAGACCCATGAGATGGTTGCCGTTTTACAGGCAGATTTGTCTGGCTTTACGGCGATGTCGGCCGAGATGGACGCTGAACAGGTGCGCGACATGGTCAACGCCTTGTGGGACAGGCTGGACAATGTGGTCCGCGCCTGGGGTGGCAGCATAGACAAACATACCGGCGATGGCCTGATAGCCCTCTTTGGCGCGCCGACAGCGCGGCAGGATGACACCGAACGGGCGGTGTTAGCGGCGCTGGACATGCAAATGGAGATGGCTCTCTTTAACGAAGCGACGCGCAGCCGGCCGGACACGGGTCCGCTAGAGTGGCGCAAAGCCAATGGCGAACTGCGAATGCGCATTGGCATACATGCCGGCCCTGTGGTGTTGGCTCAGGTGGGGACAAGCAAGGAATTAACGGCCGTTGGCGAAACCATCACCATTGCCGAATACTTGCAGCAGGCCGCGCCGGTGGGTCGTGCCCTTGTTTCCTATGACGTCTATCGCCAGGTTTATGGTCAATTTGAGGTCAACACCCCGGAACTGCTGCATATCCCCGGCCGTTCGGACGCACTGGCCGTGTACGTGGTTCAAAAAGAAAAAGCGCGCGCGTTTCAGACCAACGGGCGCGGCCGACAAGAATTCAAAACGCGCTTTATTGACCGCACGGCCGAATTGGACCGGCTGCAATTTGCTTTGCAAGAGACGATGAACAACAGCATCATGCAAGTTATCACCGTGGTCGGCGAAACCGGCGTTGGGAAATCGCGCCTGTTTGATGAATTTGAACGCCTCATGGACTTGCTGCCGGTGCGCGGTTGTGTTTTACGCGCCCAGGCCAGAGAAAGCACCCAGGACGCCCCTTATGCCCTGATGCGTGACCTCTTCACCCAATTGTTTGAGATTCATCCGCGCAGCAGCACGGCCGTTAGCCGGGAAAAGTTTGTGCGTGGCGTCGAAGAGACCATGCGGGCGCACCAGATGAGCGCCCGTGAACAGGCCCATGTCATGGGCCACTTTGTTGGCCTCGATTTTGCCGACAGCCCTTATCTGAAAAATCTGTTGGCTGACCCAGTCAAACTCTCAACCTACGCCCACAACGACCTGGCCCGCTTTTTCACCGACCTGGTGAACAACTGCCCGCCGGTGGTCTGGCTGGTGGAAAACGCGCAGTGGGCCGACGCGGCCTCGCTGGACCTGATTGAATGGCTGCTGGCGCGCTGCGCCGACCTGCCATTGTTGGTGGTTTGCCTGACGCGGCCAGAGCTGGTAGTGAAACGGCCGTCCTGGCAATCGAACGATCCCTTCAACCCTATCACTACCCTGGCTTTGCCGCCGCTGAGTGCTATTGACGCCCGGCACCTGCTGGCCCACATTTTGGAAGATGTGCCCAACCTGCCTGTTAAGCTGTTGGACCTGGCAGCCTATGGCGCGCAAGGCAACCCGCTGTTTGCCGAGCAGTTGGCCCGGCTGTTTCTGGACAATGGCGTTATTGGCTGGCAGAAGGGCCATTGGCAGGTGAACCTGAGTAAATTGGAAGAGGCGCCACTGCCAGACAGTCTGGCCGCCTTGTTTCAGGCCCGCGTTGCCTGTTTGTCACCGGTGGAACTGACGATACTGCAAACGGCCGTGCTGTTTGGTGACCAATTTTGGGATGGCCCGGTGCAGATGCTGGTCGCCGCCCAGGGCCACCCGCCACAGCAGGTGGCCGGCGCGTTGGACAGCCTGGAACAAAAGGATTTTATCGTCCGCCGCCATACCTCGGCGCTGCCCGGCGTCTTGGAATATCAGGTGGCCCACGATGTGCTGCGCCAGGTGGCGGCCGCACCGATAGCGGCCGATACCCGCCGCGCGGCTCAGGCGCAGATCGTGGATTGGTTGACCGGGCGGGCTGCCGGAATGCGGCTGGCGTTCTTCCACGAATTGTTGGCCGATTTACGCCGCATGATGGCCGAAGATTTTTCGGCAGGTGGCGAGATTGATGACTAG
- the smc gene encoding chromosome segregation protein SMC — protein sequence MRLKKLSLQGYKTFASKTEFLFDEGITSIVGPNGSGKSNVADAIRWVLGEQSYGALRGKRTTDMIFAGSQTRPRAGMAQAILTLDNSDGWLPIDYTEVEIGRRAYRSGENEYILNGQKVRLKDISDLLATSGLAERTYTIIGQGLVDQALSLRAEERRALFEEAAGINHYKSRRAETLRRLTETQHNLERVHDILAEIGPRMNALKRQAARARNYEQVAADLRHLLRIWYGYKWEQAKREMRQARETAVAAEKLWQSARIDLLAQQDKIDAARRRINQLQEQTAVTRSQRDDLRDQLEKARRQVAILQERQESLQRQLADVDQELPDLEQQRQRAQDDLAAATAELGTAQASLQQNQAELRQFNASFQQQQAEISHWQQQLGQTEQQQRAAQTRLAQAEGQLSQLQERLKEQTAVIPTNAPDEWSSLEARSEKLTAVLTSAQKQADELAQSRSAALDERQVLVAELKKLRAAAHDQQQQLNRRRNDLARLEARADMLDQMRHKEAQLGGGARALGQLASLMTIPAAYETAVAAALAHHLAALVLPDSANLWRLLNSDGRQAVTAVALDHLQAPPQPDMKGDTAVIGWANQLVSGNPVVKPVIDVLLGPILLVKDAAAAYRLALSLPPGALAVAPDGFIAHAGGLVETGGADKQNSLLAREAEWRAAKADGDKLRAELDQLENDLAAAQVTIETKQTAADALQNEERRLARLQNEAGQRLSQAQRDQDRVKQQQTFWQRQQAGRQQEAERLQTRIAAVQQEMALGRETAVTLQQAVATARAHLDALPIAEAQQQRQTIQQQMNAASTILAGRQAVVDSRRATLQQVERQLARVQERQASLRRQQAQNILSDEEQALLAQQKQLAELDAALAPLQQQLADGRKAMMALEEAAAVIQKQAHDKETQYTQARIALSQQQNGIEGLQERIKADVGLVALTYDEDQTGPTPLPIGEVVEELPLVDELPGDIAETIQTYRAQMQRMGAINPDAPAEYDEVSTRYEFLTQQVEDLAETDKQLRRVIEELDELTSRAFGETVDKVNAVFGDIFTQLFGGGAARLILTDPDDLTISGVDIIARLPNRREQGLGLLSGGERSLTAAALIFSLLKVSPTPFCVMDEVDAALDEANINRFRELLRELSLKSQFVVITHNRGTVQAAQTIYGISMGTDSASQVISIKPEDYIKQAALV from the coding sequence ATGCGCCTAAAAAAACTAAGCCTGCAAGGGTACAAAACCTTCGCCAGCAAAACCGAGTTTCTCTTTGATGAAGGCATCACCTCCATTGTTGGGCCAAACGGCAGCGGCAAAAGCAACGTCGCCGACGCCATCCGCTGGGTATTGGGTGAGCAAAGCTACGGCGCGCTGCGCGGCAAACGCACCACCGACATGATCTTCGCCGGCAGCCAGACACGTCCGCGCGCCGGCATGGCCCAGGCCATCCTCACCCTGGACAACAGCGATGGCTGGCTGCCCATAGATTACACCGAAGTAGAAATCGGTCGTCGCGCTTACCGCTCCGGCGAAAATGAATACATTCTCAACGGCCAAAAAGTGCGTCTAAAGGACATCAGCGATCTGCTGGCGACCAGTGGGCTGGCCGAACGTACCTATACCATCATCGGCCAGGGGTTGGTAGACCAGGCGCTTTCGCTGCGCGCCGAAGAGCGGCGGGCTTTATTTGAGGAAGCCGCCGGTATCAACCATTACAAAAGCCGTCGCGCCGAAACCCTACGGCGGCTGACCGAAACACAGCATAACCTGGAGCGCGTCCACGACATTTTGGCCGAAATTGGGCCGCGAATGAACGCGCTGAAGCGGCAGGCGGCGCGAGCGCGCAACTACGAGCAGGTGGCCGCCGATTTGCGCCACCTGCTGCGCATTTGGTATGGCTACAAATGGGAACAGGCCAAACGAGAGATGCGCCAGGCGCGGGAAACGGCCGTAGCCGCCGAAAAGTTGTGGCAAAGCGCCCGCATAGACCTGCTGGCCCAACAAGACAAAATAGACGCCGCCCGCCGTCGCATCAACCAACTGCAAGAGCAAACGGCCGTCACCCGCAGCCAACGCGACGACCTCCGCGACCAGCTCGAAAAAGCCCGCCGCCAGGTCGCCATCCTGCAAGAACGGCAAGAATCGCTGCAACGCCAACTGGCCGACGTAGATCAGGAACTGCCAGACCTGGAGCAGCAGCGCCAGCGGGCGCAAGATGATCTGGCCGCCGCCACCGCCGAACTGGGAACGGCCCAGGCCAGCTTGCAGCAAAACCAGGCCGAACTGCGCCAGTTCAACGCCAGTTTCCAGCAGCAGCAGGCGGAAATCAGCCATTGGCAGCAGCAGCTAGGCCAGACCGAGCAGCAGCAGCGGGCCGCGCAGACCCGGCTGGCCCAGGCCGAAGGGCAGCTTAGCCAACTGCAAGAGCGCCTGAAAGAGCAAACGGCCGTCATCCCCACCAACGCCCCCGACGAATGGAGCAGCCTGGAGGCGCGGTCGGAAAAGTTAACGGCCGTCCTCACCTCCGCCCAAAAACAGGCCGACGAACTGGCCCAAAGCCGCAGCGCCGCCCTCGACGAACGGCAGGTGTTGGTAGCCGAACTGAAAAAACTGCGCGCCGCCGCCCACGACCAGCAGCAGCAGCTTAACCGGCGGCGCAACGACCTGGCCCGCCTGGAAGCCCGCGCCGACATGCTGGACCAGATGCGCCACAAAGAAGCCCAACTCGGCGGCGGCGCGCGCGCTCTCGGCCAACTGGCTTCGCTGATGACCATTCCGGCGGCGTATGAAACGGCCGTTGCCGCCGCCCTGGCCCATCATCTGGCCGCCCTGGTGCTGCCCGACAGCGCCAATTTGTGGCGGCTGCTCAACAGCGACGGCCGTCAGGCAGTGACGGCCGTCGCCCTGGACCACCTGCAAGCGCCGCCGCAGCCAGATATGAAGGGAGACACGGCCGTCATCGGCTGGGCCAATCAACTGGTCAGCGGCAACCCGGTGGTGAAACCGGTGATTGATGTGCTGCTGGGGCCAATTTTGCTGGTGAAAGATGCCGCCGCAGCCTACCGGCTGGCGCTCAGTCTGCCGCCGGGCGCACTGGCTGTGGCCCCCGATGGCTTCATCGCCCACGCCGGTGGGTTGGTGGAGACGGGCGGCGCCGACAAGCAGAACAGCCTGCTGGCGCGGGAAGCGGAATGGCGCGCCGCCAAAGCCGACGGCGACAAACTGCGCGCCGAATTGGACCAGCTAGAAAACGACCTGGCCGCCGCCCAGGTGACCATTGAGACCAAACAAACCGCCGCCGACGCCCTGCAAAACGAAGAACGCCGCCTGGCGCGTCTGCAAAATGAAGCCGGGCAGCGGCTGTCCCAGGCGCAGCGCGACCAGGACCGGGTGAAGCAGCAGCAGACCTTTTGGCAGCGGCAGCAGGCCGGGCGGCAGCAGGAAGCGGAACGGCTGCAAACGCGCATTGCAGCGGTGCAGCAGGAGATGGCGCTGGGGCGGGAAACGGCCGTTACCCTGCAACAAGCCGTCGCCACCGCCCGCGCCCACCTGGACGCCCTGCCCATCGCCGAGGCGCAGCAGCAGCGCCAAACCATCCAGCAGCAAATGAACGCCGCCAGCACCATCCTGGCCGGGCGACAGGCGGTGGTAGACAGCCGCCGCGCCACGTTGCAGCAGGTGGAGCGGCAGTTGGCCCGCGTGCAGGAGCGGCAGGCATCGCTGCGCCGCCAGCAGGCGCAAAACATCCTCAGTGACGAGGAACAGGCGTTGTTGGCGCAGCAGAAGCAGTTGGCCGAATTGGATGCGGCGCTGGCGCCGTTACAACAGCAGTTGGCCGACGGCCGTAAAGCGATGATGGCTCTGGAAGAGGCAGCGGCCGTCATCCAAAAACAGGCCCACGACAAAGAAACCCAATACACCCAGGCCAGAATCGCCCTCAGCCAGCAGCAAAACGGCATCGAAGGGCTGCAAGAGCGCATCAAGGCCGACGTTGGCCTGGTAGCCCTGACCTATGATGAAGACCAGACCGGCCCGACGCCGCTGCCCATCGGCGAGGTGGTGGAAGAACTGCCGTTGGTGGATGAACTGCCGGGCGACATCGCCGAGACCATTCAGACCTACCGGGCGCAGATGCAGCGCATGGGGGCCATCAACCCAGACGCCCCGGCTGAATACGACGAAGTCAGCACCCGCTATGAGTTTTTGACGCAGCAGGTAGAAGACCTGGCAGAAACCGACAAACAACTGCGCCGGGTGATTGAGGAATTGGACGAGTTGACCTCGCGGGCATTTGGCGAGACGGTAGACAAAGTGAACGCCGTTTTTGGCGACATTTTCACCCAATTGTTTGGCGGTGGCGCGGCGCGGCTGATTCTGACCGACCCCGACGACCTGACCATCAGCGGCGTGGACATCATCGCCCGGCTGCCCAACCGGCGCGAACAAGGGCTGGGGCTGCTATCCGGCGGCGAACGCTCGCTGACGGCCGCTGCCCTCATTTTCTCGCTGCTCAAGGTATCGCCCACCCCGTTCTGCGTGATGGACGAGGTAGACGCGGCGCTGGACGAGGCCAATATCAACCGTTTCCGTGAGCTGCTGCGCGAATTGAGCCTAAAAAGTCAGTTTGTGGTGATCACCCACAACCGGGGCACGGTGCAGGCGGCGCAGACCATCTACGGCATCAGCATGGGCACAGACAGCGCCAGCCAGGTGATTTCCATCAAGCCAGAAGATTATATCAAGCAGGCAGCGCTGGTTTAG
- a CDS encoding AAA family ATPase, with translation MTRQEDLQYAITVLEAQRAALGDKVTDVTVAALREKLAALAAKTAVPPPPPPRATQRKQVTILFANVFGFSGVAESVPDTSMLNIINLLWRRLDEAITAHGGMVDKHIGDAVMGLFGVPVAGEDDPANAIRAALAMRAVLSDFINEVMAERPSDEAPASPNLADLRLRIGINTGPVLLGEVGTSEEYTVIGDPVNVASRLERLAPAGGILISHETYQLVRGDFEFEPLGPVQIKGKRDPIAVYLALGAKSHRFYRKGRGVEGVETQMVGRDAELRSLQKALGRVVQNQVGRAITIVGDAGVGKSRLTYEFTQWVQTLPTTILLLKGRMDQSMKQLPYALMRDLLVTSLGIQDTDSAVVVREKLQQGLGDLLSDHNAAEWQRRIHSLAQLLGLNLEDEYPPLALNSSEVTRVREHAFEDTAVYLQAMMSHSRATLMILEDVHWADEGSLDLVDHLAQLCAHAPLLILAVTRPSLFDRRLGWGGGGESGRQPEQTPQSTITLRALNRAESRQLVEDILRHLPEIPADLCNLIVDRAEGNPFYVEELVKVLIEDGVIIPGEQAWRVQAKHLTNVRVPLTLTGVLQARLDRLSSLERVTLQRAAVIGRVFWDTAVILMNALAAENVIREPETVVALQALEKREMVFHRDASVFAGSQAFLFKHEMLREVTYESVLLRTRPAYHKQVAGWLAEQSGDRVAEYASLIAEHYEQADEPVPAAEMHEMAAMRAQEMSNPALALQHYGRVLALLADSPVHAAWQVSVQERQARLLRLQAQLVEAAATYRSMRQTAETDGDLSAQARALNGLSDIMLEQMQYANLLENATRAEKVAWLVSDDGQLAQALCFKSEAYHRLGDNSLALASARQALEFSERLGDAPAIIRSLHLLSSLYIDWGRQTHALHFLERLQTLAADWAADKRSGPTLILAYQALGDLRLKMGRYAAAEQDLLLALRRARQLERQQDVAQALHRLGNVAYLRGDARAAIPAYREALATASAVGDRYGEMAYRTDLGGALASVGQHAVAERLLRRIIQYAESKEAVGQWRGTGAAYLFLAEAVLGQGKTAAAQQAVLQAQTLALHMADDRLRGITWYVMGLTSRQMSPEELPLMLNDRAYQPGDCFQESLRLLRRAGGPSPRTYREQIRTLQAWAEYEAAQGAASRSNIMRQEAAALAEELGVATE, from the coding sequence ATGACTAGACAAGAGGATTTGCAGTACGCCATCACGGTGCTAGAAGCGCAGCGGGCTGCTCTGGGCGACAAGGTGACGGACGTAACCGTCGCCGCGCTGCGGGAGAAATTGGCCGCGTTGGCTGCGAAAACGGCCGTTCCTCCCCCACCGCCGCCCCGCGCTACCCAACGTAAACAAGTCACCATCCTCTTTGCCAACGTCTTTGGCTTCTCTGGGGTGGCCGAATCTGTGCCCGACACCAGTATGCTCAACATCATCAACCTGCTCTGGCGGCGGCTGGACGAGGCCATTACCGCCCACGGTGGCATGGTAGACAAACACATCGGCGACGCGGTGATGGGTCTCTTTGGCGTGCCGGTGGCCGGCGAAGATGACCCGGCCAACGCCATTCGCGCCGCCCTGGCGATGCGCGCCGTCCTCAGTGACTTTATCAATGAGGTGATGGCGGAACGGCCGTCGGACGAAGCGCCAGCATCTCCCAACCTGGCCGATTTGCGCCTGCGCATCGGCATCAACACCGGGCCGGTGCTGCTGGGCGAAGTAGGAACCAGCGAAGAATACACCGTCATCGGCGATCCGGTTAACGTCGCCAGCCGCCTGGAACGCCTGGCCCCGGCCGGCGGCATCCTCATCTCCCACGAGACCTACCAGTTGGTGCGCGGCGATTTTGAGTTTGAGCCGCTTGGCCCGGTTCAGATCAAAGGCAAACGTGACCCCATCGCCGTGTATCTGGCGTTGGGGGCCAAATCGCACCGTTTTTATCGCAAGGGGCGTGGCGTGGAAGGCGTAGAAACTCAGATGGTAGGCCGCGACGCCGAACTGCGGTCTTTGCAGAAAGCGCTGGGTCGGGTGGTGCAAAATCAGGTCGGTCGAGCCATCACCATCGTCGGTGACGCCGGGGTAGGCAAATCGCGCCTGACGTATGAGTTTACCCAATGGGTGCAGACGCTGCCGACGACGATTTTGCTGTTGAAGGGGCGCATGGACCAGAGCATGAAACAACTGCCCTATGCGCTGATGCGCGACTTGCTGGTGACCAGTCTGGGCATTCAAGACACCGATTCGGCGGTGGTGGTGAGAGAAAAGTTGCAGCAAGGATTGGGCGATCTGCTCAGCGACCATAACGCCGCCGAATGGCAGCGCCGCATTCATTCGCTGGCGCAGCTTTTGGGGTTGAATCTGGAGGATGAATACCCCCCGTTGGCGTTGAACAGCAGCGAGGTGACACGGGTTCGGGAACATGCTTTTGAGGATACGGCCGTTTATTTGCAGGCCATGATGAGCCACAGCCGGGCTACCCTGATGATCCTGGAAGATGTCCATTGGGCCGATGAGGGGTCGTTGGACCTGGTGGACCACCTGGCGCAGTTATGCGCCCATGCCCCGCTGTTGATTCTGGCTGTCACCCGGCCTTCGTTGTTTGATCGGCGGCTGGGTTGGGGCGGCGGCGGCGAAAGTGGACGTCAGCCAGAGCAGACGCCGCAGTCTACCATCACCCTACGGGCGTTGAACCGCGCCGAAAGCCGCCAGTTGGTGGAAGATATTTTGCGCCACCTGCCGGAAATTCCGGCCGATTTGTGTAACCTGATTGTGGACCGGGCGGAAGGCAATCCTTTTTACGTCGAGGAATTGGTCAAGGTGTTGATCGAAGATGGCGTCATCATCCCAGGCGAGCAGGCGTGGCGTGTGCAAGCCAAACATCTGACCAATGTGCGCGTGCCGCTGACGTTGACCGGCGTGCTGCAAGCGCGCCTGGACCGGCTCTCTTCGCTGGAACGGGTGACGTTGCAGCGGGCGGCGGTGATTGGGCGGGTATTTTGGGATACGGCCGTTATCCTGATGAATGCCCTGGCCGCCGAAAACGTCATCCGCGAGCCGGAGACGGTGGTGGCGCTGCAAGCGCTGGAAAAGCGCGAGATGGTCTTCCACCGTGACGCCTCGGTTTTTGCCGGCAGCCAGGCGTTTTTGTTCAAACATGAGATGCTGCGCGAAGTGACCTACGAAAGCGTTCTGCTGCGCACCCGACCGGCATACCACAAACAGGTCGCCGGTTGGCTGGCGGAGCAAAGCGGCGACCGGGTGGCCGAATATGCCAGCCTGATTGCCGAGCATTACGAACAGGCCGATGAACCTGTGCCCGCCGCCGAGATGCACGAAATGGCGGCCATGCGCGCCCAGGAGATGTCCAATCCGGCGTTGGCTTTGCAGCATTACGGCCGTGTCCTGGCCTTGTTGGCCGATAGTCCGGTCCACGCCGCCTGGCAGGTGAGCGTGCAAGAGCGCCAGGCGCGTCTGCTGCGCCTGCAAGCGCAGTTGGTAGAGGCCGCCGCCACCTACCGTTCCATGCGCCAGACGGCCGAAACAGACGGTGATTTATCGGCTCAGGCCCGGGCGCTAAACGGTTTGTCGGACATTATGCTGGAGCAAATGCAGTACGCCAACCTGCTGGAAAACGCCACCCGCGCTGAAAAAGTGGCCTGGCTGGTCAGCGACGATGGGCAGTTGGCCCAGGCCCTCTGTTTCAAAAGCGAAGCCTATCACCGCCTGGGCGATAATTCGCTGGCGTTGGCTTCGGCGCGGCAAGCCCTGGAATTCAGTGAACGGCTGGGCGATGCCCCGGCCATCATCCGCAGCCTGCACTTGTTGTCTTCGTTGTATATTGATTGGGGACGGCAGACCCATGCGCTGCATTTCCTGGAGCGACTGCAAACGTTGGCGGCCGATTGGGCAGCCGATAAGCGCAGCGGGCCAACACTAATTCTGGCGTATCAGGCATTGGGTGACTTGCGCCTGAAAATGGGGCGATATGCAGCGGCCGAGCAGGACCTGCTGCTGGCGCTGCGCCGCGCCAGACAGCTAGAACGCCAGCAAGATGTGGCCCAGGCGCTGCACCGATTAGGCAATGTGGCTTATTTGCGCGGCGATGCCCGCGCGGCCATTCCCGCCTACCGCGAGGCGTTAGCCACTGCCAGCGCCGTCGGCGACCGCTATGGCGAAATGGCCTACCGCACCGATTTGGGCGGCGCGCTGGCCAGCGTTGGGCAACATGCTGTGGCGGAGCGGCTGCTGCGGCGAATTATCCAGTACGCCGAAAGCAAAGAGGCTGTCGGCCAATGGCGCGGCACGGGCGCGGCGTATCTGTTTTTGGCGGAAGCGGTGTTGGGGCAGGGGAAAACGGCCGCAGCCCAACAAGCTGTCCTCCAGGCCCAAACTCTCGCCCTGCACATGGCCGACGATAGGTTGCGGGGCATTACCTGGTATGTCATGGGGCTGACAAGCCGGCAAATGTCGCCGGAGGAACTGCCGCTGATGCTCAATGACCGGGCCTATCAGCCGGGCGATTGTTTCCAGGAAAGCCTGCGCCTGCTGCGCCGCGCCGGCGGACCCAGCCCGCGCACCTACCGCGAGCAAATCCGCACGCTGCAAGCCTGGGCAGAGTATGAGGCAGCCCAGGGCGCTGCCTCGCGCAGCAATATCATGCGCCAGGAAGCGGCGGCGTTGGCTGAGGAACTGGGCGTGGCGACAGAGTAA
- a CDS encoding GNAT family N-acetyltransferase, with amino-acid sequence MNRKEMEYVFKTKDGQEIGARPLRYTDAPNLVDIFEHMSSESRYRRFHQTADNLQPERIWREAESIAHLDQAKQGGLLAFADLPGQPNTPVGAARYVCLGEGRAETAVSVRDDMQGKGIATKLLQLLTEEARARGIQKLVADVMNNNVAILTVLQKLPYVITRKPDGQYATLEIDLTRFKDGAGALTDEGTAVHRR; translated from the coding sequence ATGAACAGAAAAGAGATGGAGTACGTGTTTAAGACCAAAGATGGACAAGAGATTGGCGCGCGGCCTCTGCGCTATACGGATGCCCCCAATCTGGTAGACATTTTTGAGCATATGAGTTCAGAAAGCCGCTATCGTCGCTTTCACCAAACGGCCGATAACTTGCAGCCGGAGCGTATCTGGCGCGAAGCGGAAAGCATCGCTCATCTAGACCAGGCGAAACAAGGGGGGCTGTTGGCCTTTGCCGATCTACCAGGCCAGCCCAATACCCCCGTTGGCGCGGCGCGTTACGTTTGTCTGGGGGAGGGCCGGGCGGAAACGGCCGTTTCCGTGCGCGACGACATGCAGGGCAAGGGAATTGCCACAAAGCTGCTGCAACTGCTTACCGAAGAAGCGCGCGCCCGTGGTATTCAGAAATTGGTGGCCGATGTGATGAACAACAACGTCGCCATTTTGACTGTTTTGCAAAAGCTGCCTTATGTCATCACGCGCAAACCAGATGGGCAGTATGCCACGCTGGAGATTGATTTGACCCGGTTCAAAGATGGGGCTGGCGCGTTGACGGATGAAGGCACGGCCGTTCACCGTCGTTAG